From the genome of Leptospira koniambonensis:
ATTTAGCTAATTTGAATACATCTTGTTTGAGTCCGTCTGTAAGATCCATTCCTGCATGTATTCTGTTTTTTGAATATAAGGAGCGGCTTAGGTTCAACCTTGATTTAGGTCTTAAATGTCTATCCAGGGCGATCTTTTTGGCTTCCGGAGAAAGAGAAATATGTGCTCCTTCTAATATTTTATAACCTAAAAGTGAAGCGCCTACATGACCGCTCAAGTATACATTATCCCCCGGTTTTCCACCCTTTCTATCTACAGGAGAACTTGATTTTCCTAATAGAGTTAAAGTTAAGTTTAACTCTTGTGTTCTATAAGTGTCCCCGCCGCAGAGTTCTATCTCGTAGGAGTTTAATGCCTTCTTAAATGAATCAATAAATGGTTCTAAAAATTCTTTTCGATTGCAAGAAGGAGAAAGTCCAAAATTGAAAAATGCTTTTTGAGGAGTTCCGTTAGCCGCTGCTATGTCGGATACGTTAACTTCTACCAACTTGTTGGCCAAATCTTCGGGACGACTCCAGTCCAAACGGAAATGGGTTCCTTCTACAATTGTATCTGTTGTGATTAAGTTTCCTTCTTTATCCGAATAACAGTCGTTTTCCTGTTCTTTGCCGGGAGGATATAAGGAGGAGATGAGTTCTTCTTCGTTCAAGTGTTTTCCAATATCTAAAAATCTTGACTTTGTTTTATTTCAACCCTAGTATAAGGTCATGAAATCACGTATAAATTCTTTTTATATATCCGCACTGATTTTTTCAGTATTCTCCCTCGCAGGAAGTTTGCAATTCAATTCGTTATCTGCAGAAGAGTCCTGCAAATATTCTGTAACACAAGAAGCAACTGGTCTTGAATGGAAAGCTTTCAAATTTACAGAAAAAACTGGAGTGGGCGGCAAGTTTATTAAAGTAAACATTTCAGGAGCAAAATCCGCTGCTAAAATTCCCGACGCATTAAAAGGTTTAAAATTCTCAATAGATGCTCTGGACCTGGACAGCGGAAATGCAGAAAGAGATCCTAAGATCAAGGGCGCATTTTTCGGAAATCTGAAAAAGAGCGGGAAGATAGAAGGATCAGTATCTTCTGCAAAACTAGAAGCTGATGGAAAATCCGGAACTGGAGTAGTTAAACTTATATGGAACGGAGTGAGTAAAGATGTTCCTTTACAATTCACTTTAACCGGAGAAGTTTTAGAAGCAAAAGGCTCTTTAGACGTTAATAATTGGAATGCGAGCAAGGCATTAGCTGCATTGAATACAGTATGCAGCGATCTTCATAAAAGTAAAGACGGTAAATCTGTTCTTTGGCCAGATGTAGAAATTACGATTAAATCTACCTTAAAGAAAGATTGTAAATAGGATTTAAAAAGCGGAGAGTGAGTTTGTTGCCTTCTCCGCACTCCTCTATTAGAAATTTAAAATATTCAGTTTTTATCCTTCAGCCGCCTCCGCCAGAAGTGGGAACGTAACATAGGCAGAGGACTTTATGTTGCTGTGAACAAGAATAAATATCTGTAGCAAACCAACTATCTACGGTTTTAACTAAAGTATTTCCAGCCTGTCCTAAAGAGGAGGAGGTGCCGTCGTTTCCATTTGAACAGTTGTCTGCCGCGGCACCACCGCCTCCATCTCCAAAACTCCAAAATGTTTGGTTACCTAAGCCCGCACCTTCTAGACTAATATTTAGGTCTACTGCGAATAAGTTGGAATAATCTTGCGCGATAATTGTACCGAAAGGACCTCTGATCGGAACTCCGGTGGTAGGTAAATCCCCATACAGTGCATTCAATGAAGAAGCTGAAACAGTAGGAGTCGAAACTAAGGGAGCATATTTAGAACATTTAGAATCTATGATATTAGAAAAGAGCCGTTCTTGCTGGCAGATAGTATTTAAGCTAGAATCCAAGAATCCTGAGCCTAAAATGGATAGTTTTCCATTATAGCTCGTATTCGTAGCATACATATAAATTCCCTCGGGAGCCGTGATCAGAAGGCTTGTTAATATTGCTTGGAAACTGCAGCTTCTATCTTTGTCCGAACAGGTTTTGTCGGAAATGCAACCGTTGGATAAAACAAAAAAGATTAAAATAAGAAGAACACGATGGATCATCCAACCAAGGATAAAACGGACTTAGTCAATAATCAAGAAATTATATCTTTGTCTGGCTTATCGTGTTTTTAGTTTGGACTAACCCGTAATCACTACTAATAACAAAGACAGATGATCGGATGAGATTCAGAACAAGCAGCTGAAGTTTCATAGAGCCAACTCGTTGCAGTTAACACAGGAGATCCTATCGCACCTGTGGCTCCCGTGTCTGTTCCGTCTGTGCAATTATAGGTATTATTATAACCCCCTCCTGCACCCGCAAATGTCCAATAGGCTTGGGATATAACTCCGGCTTGCTGGAGGCTTATTTGTATTGAGGTAAACATATTTCCCCAAGTGTTTGAGATAATGTCTCCTCTGGCTCCTCGAATCGGATAGCTTGTATTATCGGGAACACCGAAGAGTCCCGGAAAACTTGGGATGCCATTCGTAGGAGTGGAAACAAAAGGCAGAATATTGGAACAAGTTGTATTAATAGTCGTGGCAAATAAGCGGTTATTAGTGCAGATATTAAGGAGACTCTCATCTAAACTTGAGCCATAGACCGCTAAGTTTCCTTGGTAACTCAATGCGGTGGAATAAAAATAGATCCCTTGGGGTACCGGAAGAAGATAGAGTATATTCTCTATTACGTTACAGCTTCTATCTTTGTCAGAGCAGGATTTGTCGGAAATACAAGCTCCGTAGAATATGTTTAAAAATAAAATCGGAAGAATATAAATATAACGTAACATTCCAAACTAAGTTAGAATGGACTCAGTTTATATACAAGAATTTATATCTTCACCTGGCCTATCATATCTTTTAATAAGGACTAGCCCTTAGTGGTTATTAATAACAAAGGCAGATGATTGGATGAGATTCTGTGCATCCAGGTGCCCCAGATAAGAGCCAGTTTGTAGAATTGTCTGTAGGAGATCCAATTGCACCAGCGGCCCCGACAATTGTTCCGTCTATACAATTGTCAGCAGAATTATAAGTCCCTCCTGTATTGGCAAATGTCCAAAATGTTTGGGATGTGACTCCTGCTTGTTCTAAGGTCATAAGCAGAGAAGGAAACATATTTGTCCAAGAGTTCGCAATGATACCTCCTTTTGATCCTCTTACTGGATAGCTAGTATTATCCGGAATACTATAGAGCGTGCCAAAATTATACATGGGACTCGTAGAAGTCGAAACTACTGGAAGAACATTTGAACAACTTGTATTTATCATGGATGCAAATATTCGATTTGTAGTGCAGATATTATGAAGACTATCATCAAGAGTAGATCCGTATGCTGCCAAATTTCCTTGGTAGCTAGTTTGAGTTGTGTATAAATATATCCCTTGAGGAGCGGAAATTATAGAGTATATCTGTTCTTGGATGCTGCAATTTTTGTCATTATCAGAACAAACTTTTGAACTCATGCAAGCGTTTGTGGAAAGAATAAAAAAGAAGAAGGATATCTGAATAAAAAATTTCACCGCATGATTAAAACCAAACGGTTTAGTTTTGCAAGAAATTTCCTAGGAAAATTTCCTATATAAACATTCTTTATGTAAGAATAAGCCTAGTTAGGATTTAATAGCAGAAACATAGAATTTTTCTATATTGTTCGCAAGTCGCGATATTAGCACCTAACCAAATATTACTTTGAGTGGTAGGATTTCCAACTTCCCCGGTATCGCCAACTGCTTTAGAAAGACCATCGATACAACTCCCCGAATAACCTCCGCCGGCAGAGGTAAAAGTCCAGAATTCCTCATTTATGATTTCAGAATTACTTAAGGAAGTAACATCAGGTCCTATTGCTATCAGCCAGTTAAAACTTCGAGAAACTGTATTTCCTTTCGAACCTCGAATTGTAAGATTGTCTCCGTCGAAAGCTGGAAAATTTGCGGGATATTGATCGATAGACATTAGATCACTCGAAACTCCCGGAAGAATATTTCCGCAAGAAGAGATGATCGGTGCAAGCAGGCGATCCTTTACACAAAGATTCATGAGGCCATCGAATAAACTAGATCCGTATTTCGCAAAATCACCTTGGTAGGAATTTAATGAAGAATAAATATAAATCCCAGGGGGAGGAGCGATAAATGAATATAAAATTTCGGTAACGCTGCAGGATCTATCTTCTTTAGAACATGTGCTTTCTTTGGCACATGCACTTAATGAAAAAAATGCCAAAAGAAGAAGAGAGACAATCGATTTCATATCTGTATTCGTATCTACTTTATTTTTTATACAAGAAATTTCCGAAAGAAATGATTAAATGGAAAAGCCTTAATAACAGATACAAAGTACCTTTCTGTAATTATTGCATGCATCGTTAGTGGCACCGTACCAGATAAGAGCTGTACTATTCGGATCCCCTGTGCTTCCAAGATCGCCGTTATCAGAATTGACCCCATTGGTACAGCTTGTTGAGGGTTGGTACAATCCCCCACTTATAGTGAATGTCCAAAATTTTTCCGATATCACTCCTGCAGCACTCATCGTAAGCTTCGGATTTTCAACAAATACATCAGTCCATGTATCAAAGAGCAGCTCACCTCTAGCACCTCTTACCGGTAAAGCTCCATTCAGGGAGAAATCTGTTTCATATGCGGAGATGGAAGTGGTATCGCTGGAAGCAAAAGGAAGAACATTGGAGCAGTTGGAAATCGTTTGCGCAAAAAATCTTGCTTCATAACAAATATTCGTCAGGCTAGACTGTAGATTCGATCCATAAGCAGCCAAATTTCCTTGGTAATACTGTTGGGTAGAATAGAGATAAATTCCCCCGGGATCAATTGCAGAGGAAATTAGAAGTTCACTTATGTTACAAGTTTTATCGTGATCGGAACATGTTTTATCCGTTATACATCCAAAGGATAAAAAACTAAAAAGAATAAAAAAGGTGGTAGTTCGCATAACAATCAACGTAAGCTTCTTTATTGGTAGGAAAATGCAAAAAATTTCACCGCCTGATTAAAAACGAAACGTATCTGTTTGGCAAGAAGTAATTTACAAGCTTGGCTATGCTGTAACAATTATGGCGGAATAATTAGAGAAGTATCCGGAGTAAAACAAACGCAAAGTACCCTATAAGATACATCGCATGAATCTATGTCGTCTCCGCCTAAATTCAGCCAATCTGAATCGGTACTAGTTGTGTATCCTAAAGCACCTGAATATGTACCCGTTGTATCTGTTCCATTGTTACAAGTGTCTGTGATAACATTCCCAGTCGTATCTGAAAATGACCAAAACTTTTCGGTTCCGAGTCCGGCTGCGGCTAAAGATATATTAAGAACAGCTTCTCCACTGACCATATTGCTCCAACCATCTATGATTGTAATTCCAGTGGGACCGAAAACCGGAAAGGAAGTGGATTTTAATCCGTAGACAGTTTCGAAATTATAAAGAGGAGCTAAGGGAGTCGGAATAATCGCTCTAACTTCAGGACAGTACTGATTGATAAGTGAAGAAAATAGTTTTTCGTTCTTACATATATTCTGAGTACTTTCATCCAGAGTGGAACCGTAAGACGCTAAATTTCCTTGGTATTTTGTGATAGTGGAGTAGATATAAACGCCGTCTGGCACGCTAAGAAAGGATGATATTGCTGCCTGGACGCTGCAGCTCTTATCCTCGTCAGAGCAGGTCTTATCGCCCAAACAATTGTAATATAGAATAGAACACAAAAAACTAATAAGGATTAAACTGCGACTTCGCATAATACAACTCTCCCTAGAGGACTATACAAAGTTCAAGGAATTTCTCATTACACTTGACTAAATTGTCTGAAAGTTTTTACTTCTGCCAAGATGCGTCTAAAACTTAAAGTCCGTTCTATAATTTTTTTCCTATTGGCAATGGTTTTAACTCCAAGCTTATTATTTGCCGATCAGACTATCCTTCTTCGCAAAGGGGGAAAGGTGATCGGTAATGTTGTGGGCCAGAATGAAAAGACGATCGTTGTTCAATCCGAGACCGGCAAACAGACCATCAACAAAAGAGATATATTAAAAATTATTTATAAAGACATC
Proteins encoded in this window:
- the thiL gene encoding thiamine-phosphate kinase, coding for MNEEELISSLYPPGKEQENDCYSDKEGNLITTDTIVEGTHFRLDWSRPEDLANKLVEVNVSDIAAANGTPQKAFFNFGLSPSCNRKEFLEPFIDSFKKALNSYEIELCGGDTYRTQELNLTLTLLGKSSSPVDRKGGKPGDNVYLSGHVGASLLGYKILEGAHISLSPEAKKIALDRHLRPKSRLNLSRSLYSKNRIHAGMDLTDGLKQDVFKLAKSSGVRIELDLDKLPFENGVKEAIGIEGVLTSGEELELLFLSPDELPFTWEGISIRKIGIVFALEEGESPQVRYSYEGKIYSPKESGFRHF
- a CDS encoding YceI family protein — protein: MKSRINSFYISALIFSVFSLAGSLQFNSLSAEESCKYSVTQEATGLEWKAFKFTEKTGVGGKFIKVNISGAKSAAKIPDALKGLKFSIDALDLDSGNAERDPKIKGAFFGNLKKSGKIEGSVSSAKLEADGKSGTGVVKLIWNGVSKDVPLQFTLTGEVLEAKGSLDVNNWNASKALAALNTVCSDLHKSKDGKSVLWPDVEITIKSTLKKDCK